Proteins from a genomic interval of Papaver somniferum cultivar HN1 chromosome 4, ASM357369v1, whole genome shotgun sequence:
- the LOC113276349 gene encoding uncharacterized protein LOC113276349 produces the protein MSSESTMNASAPALPKDFGKKKRGNRLAKLKQCKLDAKREQWLSQGKNKGKNGTLPSPVINQNHEKEETSSKNSETRSRGGEDSSLHDSDLEFLTYSPTNSSVSGSKDSRKNLHIGGSSSSSSSCGSCSVSVSDEEDVRGEDDDDDDDDGCLDDWEAIADALTAEDLKVQNPSLELPSGSADDLGKERRVGALKPDCSKKIGQKVVTNCRAWRPDDVFRPQSLPNLAKQYSFPMNSERHFGRGGMNQGCHGISSQPSSCPICYEDLDLTDTSFIPCLCGFHLCLFCHKRILEADGRCPGCRKQYDSGNGENGIGGGAQKFRLARSCSMTGA, from the exons ATGAGTTCTGAGTCCACCATGAACGCTTCTGCTCCTGCATTGCCTAAGGATTTCGGCAAGAAAAAAAGG GGTAATAGGTTGGCAAAATTGAAGCAGTGTAAGCTTGATGCAAAGCGTGAGCAATGGCTTTCTCAAG GGAAAAATAAGGGTAAAAATGGGACTCTGCCATCTCCCGTTATCAATCAGAATCATGAAAAGGAAGAGACTTCATCAAAGAATTCTGAAACTAGGTCAAGAGGTGGGGAAGATTCCAGTTTGCATGATAGTGATTTggagtttctgacttatagtccAACAAATAGTAGTGTTTCAGGAAGTAAAGATTCAAGGAAGAATCTTCACATTGGaggaagtagcagcagcagcagtagttgCGGAAGTTGTTCGGTCAGCgttagtgatgaagaagatgttcgaggtgaagatgatgatgatgatgatgatgatgggtgTCTTGATGATTGGGAAGCTATAGCGGATGCGTTGACAGCTGAGGATCTTAAggttcaaaaccctagtttggaatTACCTTCTGGATCTGCTGATGACCTTGGTAAGGAGCGTCGAGTTGGTGCTCTGAAGCCAGACTGTAGCAAGAAGATAGGTCAGAAAGTGGTTACGAATTGTCGTGCATGGAGACCTGATGATGTTTTTCGTCCTCAGAGTTTACCCAATCTCGCTAAGCAGTATAGTTTCCCTATGAACTCGGAAAGGCACTTTGGTCGTGGAGGTATGAATCAGGGTTGTCATGGTATAAGTTCACAGCCTTCGTCCTGTCCCATTTGTTATGAAGATCTGGATCTTACGGACACGAGTTTTATTCCCTGTTTGTGTGGATTTCACCTTTGCCTTTTCTGTCATAAGAGGATTTTGGAAGCGGATGGACGTTGCCCTGGTTGTAGGAAGCAGTATGATTCTGGAAACGGAGAGAATGGTATTGGTGGAGGAGCTCAAAAGTTCCGGTTGGCTCGTTCTTGTAGCATGACCGGAGCTTAG